A single Micromonospora luteifusca DNA region contains:
- a CDS encoding DUF6912 family protein: protein MTDELVRVYVPATVPMLARLREEGLAADEAHAVTPALREWYAEGDEEELEYVAFTRAAQDALNLLRADPTAPRRRVVVSADLPASALGRGDGELGSSTVTLADAVPVGAVAAIHVDGADAVEEVAAAAEVVAEAAAGDPDAQFTVDGAEDHELEWYDVSELDLLLRAAS from the coding sequence GTGACCGACGAGCTTGTCCGGGTGTACGTGCCGGCGACCGTACCGATGCTGGCCCGACTGCGTGAGGAGGGGCTGGCCGCCGACGAGGCCCATGCGGTGACCCCGGCGCTGCGCGAGTGGTACGCCGAGGGCGACGAGGAGGAGTTGGAGTACGTCGCGTTCACCCGGGCCGCCCAGGACGCGCTGAACCTGCTCCGGGCCGACCCGACCGCTCCCCGCCGCCGCGTCGTCGTCTCGGCCGACCTGCCGGCGAGCGCGCTCGGGCGGGGTGACGGTGAGTTGGGTTCCAGCACGGTGACGTTGGCCGACGCCGTGCCGGTGGGTGCCGTCGCGGCCATCCACGTGGACGGCGCGGACGCGGTCGAGGAGGTCGCCGCGGCGGCCGAAGTGGTGGCCGAGGCTGCCGCCGGCGACCCCGATGCCCAGTTCACCGTTGATGGCGCCGAGGACCACGAGCTGGAGTGGTACGACGTGTCGGAGCTGGACCTGCTGCTACGCGCAGCCAGCTGA
- a CDS encoding GNAT family N-acetyltransferase has translation MTPDEIVEAHGVRLRPFRPEDVADIVDGCADPLAQRFISGLPSPYTEVDACWWIDTAAPAVWTGGGAAYAVADPTTDRLLGTVGLSNPVPDRRQAEIGYWVRPAARGRGVAAGATRALSEHAFAAGTVRLELLTHAENTPSQRVALAAGFRHEGARRSAGAHRDGGRHDLLSWVRLAEDPPGPVARLLPDLPDGVLTDQVVALRRLAPDDADVMYRLHSRPEVVANQAPPVPPAREAIERRCRLAESAWLTGQIARLLIIDVATGEVAGSCGLSYTEVSSGEGSIGYALLPDWRGRGYATRAVRLLAGWAFGPAGMARLTAGTVPENTASHRVLERVGFQREALQRGRLPGLAGARLDDLTFALLPDELR, from the coding sequence ATGACCCCGGACGAGATCGTCGAGGCTCACGGGGTCCGGTTACGCCCGTTCCGGCCCGAGGATGTCGCCGACATCGTCGACGGCTGCGCGGACCCACTCGCGCAGCGGTTCATCTCGGGTCTGCCATCCCCGTACACCGAGGTTGACGCCTGCTGGTGGATCGACACCGCCGCCCCGGCGGTCTGGACCGGCGGCGGCGCGGCGTACGCCGTCGCGGACCCGACCACCGACCGGCTGCTTGGCACGGTGGGGCTGAGCAACCCGGTACCCGACCGGCGTCAGGCCGAGATCGGCTACTGGGTGCGGCCGGCGGCGCGGGGACGCGGGGTCGCCGCCGGGGCGACCCGCGCGCTCAGCGAGCACGCGTTCGCCGCCGGGACCGTCCGGCTGGAGTTGCTCACCCACGCGGAGAACACCCCCAGCCAGCGGGTCGCGCTGGCCGCCGGCTTCCGACACGAAGGGGCACGCCGGTCCGCCGGAGCGCACCGCGACGGGGGCCGGCACGACCTGCTGTCCTGGGTACGCCTCGCCGAGGATCCGCCCGGCCCGGTCGCGCGACTGCTGCCCGACCTGCCCGACGGGGTGCTCACCGATCAGGTGGTGGCCCTGCGTCGGCTCGCGCCGGACGACGCGGATGTGATGTACCGGCTGCACAGCCGGCCCGAGGTGGTGGCGAACCAGGCGCCGCCGGTGCCGCCGGCGCGGGAGGCGATCGAGCGGCGCTGCCGGCTCGCGGAGAGCGCCTGGCTGACCGGCCAGATCGCCCGGCTGTTGATCATCGACGTGGCCACCGGTGAGGTGGCGGGCAGTTGCGGGTTGTCGTACACGGAGGTGAGCAGCGGCGAGGGCTCGATCGGCTACGCGCTGCTTCCGGACTGGCGGGGTCGGGGGTACGCCACCCGCGCGGTCCGGCTGCTCGCTGGCTGGGCGTTTGGGCCGGCTGGTATGGCCCGGCTGACCGCCGGCACCGTGCCGGAGAACACCGCCTCGCATCGGGTGTTGGAGCGGGTCGGCTTCCAGCGTGAGGCCCTGCAGCGCGGCCGTCTGCCGGGGTTGGCCGGCGCCCGCCTCGACGACCTGACCTTCGCGCTGCTGCCGGACGAACTGCGCTGA
- the pruA gene encoding L-glutamate gamma-semialdehyde dehydrogenase — translation MDAVFSVPEPRNEPVRNYEPGSPDRDRLQRRLTELAAERIDLPMTIGGEQRMAAGDPINVVQPHRHAHVLGVTAHATHDDARAAIKAAKDAAPMWRALPFEERAAIFLRAAELLAGPWRDTLNAATMLGQSKTAIQAEIDSACEFIDFLRFNVHFARRLLEEQPASSPGVWNRFDHRPLEGFVYAVTPFNFTAIAGNLPSAPALLGNTVIWKPGPTQQFAAHFTMRLFEAAGLPPGVINMVTGRGEEVSDVVLADPDLAGIHFTGSTKVFQQLWRTVGDNIARYRGYPRLVGETGGKDFVVAHTSADVDALHTALIRGAFEYQGQKCSAASRAYVPRSIWEGGLRDRLAATTDSLTYGDVTDFSNFGGAVIDDKAFARHTAALELINGDDTCRVLAGGTADDSVGYFVRPTIFECSDAAHETFTTEYFGPILGVHVFDDARFDDVVTQAESIAPYALTGSIFATDRRVIDAVGERMRYAAGNFYINDKPTGAVVGQQPFGGARASGTNDKAGSWLNLVRWVSPRTIKETFVPPTDHTYPHMG, via the coding sequence ATGGATGCCGTCTTCTCCGTTCCCGAGCCGCGCAACGAGCCGGTTCGCAACTACGAGCCGGGCAGCCCCGACCGGGACCGGCTCCAGCGGCGGCTGACCGAGCTCGCCGCCGAGCGCATCGACCTGCCGATGACCATCGGCGGTGAGCAGCGGATGGCCGCCGGTGACCCGATCAATGTGGTGCAGCCGCACCGGCACGCGCACGTGCTGGGGGTGACCGCGCACGCCACCCACGACGACGCCCGGGCCGCGATCAAGGCCGCCAAGGACGCCGCCCCGATGTGGCGGGCGCTGCCCTTCGAGGAGCGCGCCGCGATCTTCCTGCGCGCCGCCGAGCTGCTCGCCGGTCCCTGGCGCGACACCCTCAACGCCGCCACCATGCTCGGCCAGTCGAAGACCGCGATCCAGGCGGAGATCGACTCGGCGTGCGAGTTCATCGACTTCCTCCGGTTCAACGTGCACTTCGCCCGCCGCCTGCTCGAGGAGCAGCCGGCGTCCTCGCCGGGCGTCTGGAACCGTTTCGACCACCGCCCACTGGAGGGCTTCGTCTACGCGGTCACCCCGTTCAACTTCACCGCGATCGCCGGCAACCTGCCGTCGGCGCCGGCTCTGCTGGGCAACACGGTGATCTGGAAGCCGGGCCCGACCCAGCAGTTCGCCGCGCACTTCACCATGCGGCTGTTCGAGGCCGCCGGCCTGCCGCCCGGCGTGATCAACATGGTCACCGGCCGGGGCGAAGAGGTCTCCGACGTCGTGCTCGCGGACCCGGATCTGGCCGGCATCCACTTCACCGGTTCGACCAAGGTCTTCCAGCAGTTGTGGCGGACCGTCGGCGACAACATCGCCCGCTACCGGGGCTACCCGCGCCTGGTCGGCGAGACCGGCGGCAAGGACTTCGTGGTCGCGCACACCAGCGCCGACGTGGACGCCCTGCACACCGCCCTGATCCGTGGCGCTTTCGAGTACCAGGGCCAGAAGTGCTCGGCGGCTTCGCGGGCGTACGTGCCGCGCTCGATCTGGGAGGGTGGGCTGCGGGACCGGCTGGCCGCCACCACCGACTCGCTGACCTACGGCGACGTCACCGACTTCAGCAACTTCGGCGGCGCCGTGATCGACGACAAGGCGTTCGCCCGGCACACCGCCGCGCTGGAGCTGATCAACGGCGATGACACCTGCCGGGTGCTGGCCGGTGGCACCGCCGACGACTCGGTCGGCTACTTCGTCCGGCCGACGATCTTCGAGTGCTCCGACGCCGCCCACGAGACCTTCACCACCGAGTACTTCGGGCCGATCCTGGGCGTGCACGTGTTCGACGACGCCCGCTTCGACGACGTGGTGACGCAGGCCGAGTCGATCGCGCCGTACGCGCTCACCGGGTCGATCTTCGCCACCGACCGCCGGGTGATCGACGCCGTCGGCGAGCGGATGCGGTACGCGGCCGGCAACTTCTACATCAACGACAAGCCGACCGGCGCGGTGGTCGGGCAGCAGCCGTTCGGCGGTGCCCGGGCCAGCGGCACCAACGACAAGGCCGGTTCCTGGCTGAACCTGGTCCGCTGGGTGTCGCCGCGCACGATCAAGGAGACCTTCGTGCCGCCGACCGACCACACGTACCCCCACATGGGCTGA
- the secA gene encoding preprotein translocase subunit SecA: MSILEKVLNAGEGRMVRRLKAIAAAVTSIEDDYVNLTDEELAGMTEQFRERLADGETLDDLLPEAFAVAREAAARVLGQRPYDVQVMGGAALHFGNIAEMKTGEGKTLTSVMAVYLNALSGKGVHVITVNDYLAQRDAAWMGRVHEFLGLTVGVVLPNRPATEHKAAYECDITYGTNNEFGFDYLRDNMAWSKDELVQRGHNFAVVDEVDSILIDEARTPLIISGPAEHSARWYGEFAGVVARLQPGTDGEGDYEVDHSKRTIAVTERGVAKVEDRLGIDNLYESVNTPLVGYLNNAIKAKELYKRDKDYIVSDGEVLIVDEFTGRILHGRRYNEGMHQAIEAKEGVEIKQENQTLATITLQNYFRLYEKLSGMTGTAQTEASEFNKVYKVGVVTIPTHRPMVREDRPDVIYKTEKAKFNAVIEDIAERHQMGQPVLVGTVSVENSEILSQLLRRRGIPHNVLNAKFHAREAEIVAQAGRKGAVTVATNMAGRGTDILLGGNAEFLAANDLRQRGLDPLENEEEYAKAMEEALPTWKQACDAEADEVAAAGGLYVLGTERHESRRIDNQLRGRAGRQGDPGESRFYLSLQDELMRRFRAGAVEAVMERFNIPEDVPIESKMVTRQIKSAQAQIEGQNAEIRKNVLKYDEVLNKQRQVVYAERLRVLNGEDLSDQVRNMIDDTVEAYVRGATSEGYGEDWDLDQLWSNLKQLYPVGVTIEELEEDAGGSRAGMDADFLVARLKDDANAAYDRREEQLGTEGVRQLERMVLLQVIDRKWREHLYEMDYLQEGINLRAYAQRDPVVEYQREGFDMFATMMDGIKEETVGFLYNVDVQVTEPEPEAGSDEVTLLDKPVEIRAKGLNRAPQRQALQYSAPTIDGEASPGEVAVEQAGQQAPALGVGRPAPGAPAAPGQTAPSAPQRPASGLRGPAVPSVASRRPAPNQAEASNGPSRNAPCPCGSGRKYKRCHGAPNGGN, from the coding sequence GTGTCGATTCTGGAAAAGGTCCTTAACGCGGGCGAGGGCCGCATGGTGCGCCGGCTCAAGGCCATCGCCGCCGCCGTCACCTCGATCGAGGACGACTACGTCAACCTCACCGACGAGGAGCTGGCCGGCATGACCGAGCAGTTCCGAGAGCGGCTCGCCGACGGGGAAACCCTCGACGACCTGCTGCCGGAGGCGTTCGCGGTGGCCCGCGAGGCGGCCGCCCGGGTGCTCGGCCAGCGGCCGTACGACGTCCAGGTGATGGGCGGCGCGGCGCTGCACTTCGGCAACATCGCCGAGATGAAGACCGGTGAGGGCAAGACGCTGACCTCGGTCATGGCCGTCTACCTCAACGCGCTGTCCGGCAAGGGCGTGCACGTGATCACGGTCAACGACTACCTCGCCCAGCGTGACGCGGCGTGGATGGGTCGGGTGCACGAGTTCCTCGGGCTGACCGTCGGCGTGGTGCTGCCCAACCGGCCGGCCACCGAGCACAAGGCCGCCTACGAGTGCGACATCACCTACGGCACCAACAACGAGTTCGGCTTCGACTACCTGCGCGACAACATGGCCTGGTCGAAAGACGAGCTGGTGCAGCGCGGCCACAACTTCGCCGTGGTCGACGAGGTCGACTCCATCCTGATCGACGAGGCCCGCACCCCGCTGATCATCTCCGGCCCGGCCGAGCACTCGGCCCGCTGGTACGGCGAGTTCGCCGGCGTGGTGGCCCGGCTCCAGCCCGGCACCGACGGTGAGGGCGATTACGAGGTCGACCACTCCAAGCGCACCATCGCGGTGACCGAGCGGGGTGTCGCCAAGGTCGAGGACCGACTCGGCATCGACAACCTGTACGAGTCGGTCAACACGCCGCTGGTCGGCTACCTCAACAACGCCATCAAGGCCAAGGAGCTCTACAAGCGCGACAAGGACTACATCGTCAGCGACGGTGAGGTCCTGATCGTCGACGAGTTCACCGGTCGCATCCTGCACGGCCGCCGCTACAACGAGGGCATGCACCAGGCGATCGAGGCCAAGGAGGGGGTGGAGATCAAGCAGGAGAACCAGACTCTTGCCACCATCACCCTCCAGAACTACTTCCGCCTCTACGAGAAGCTGTCCGGCATGACCGGTACGGCGCAGACCGAGGCGAGCGAGTTCAACAAGGTCTACAAGGTCGGCGTCGTGACGATTCCGACCCACCGCCCGATGGTCCGCGAGGACCGGCCGGACGTCATCTACAAGACGGAGAAGGCCAAGTTCAACGCCGTCATCGAGGACATCGCCGAGCGGCACCAGATGGGCCAGCCGGTGCTGGTCGGCACCGTCTCGGTGGAAAACTCCGAGATCCTCTCCCAGTTGCTTCGCCGGCGTGGCATCCCGCACAACGTGCTGAACGCCAAGTTCCACGCGCGGGAGGCCGAAATCGTCGCCCAGGCGGGGCGTAAGGGCGCCGTCACGGTGGCCACCAACATGGCCGGCCGAGGCACCGACATCCTGCTCGGTGGCAACGCCGAGTTCCTCGCCGCGAACGACCTGCGCCAGCGCGGCCTCGACCCGCTGGAAAACGAGGAGGAGTACGCCAAGGCGATGGAGGAGGCCCTTCCCACGTGGAAGCAGGCCTGCGACGCCGAGGCCGACGAGGTCGCGGCCGCCGGTGGCCTCTACGTGCTGGGCACCGAGCGGCACGAGTCCCGGCGCATCGACAACCAGCTGCGCGGTCGCGCCGGCCGGCAGGGTGACCCGGGTGAGTCCCGGTTCTACCTGTCCCTGCAGGACGAGCTGATGCGGCGCTTCCGGGCCGGGGCGGTCGAAGCGGTGATGGAGCGCTTCAACATCCCGGAAGACGTGCCCATCGAGTCGAAGATGGTCACCCGGCAGATCAAGAGCGCCCAGGCCCAGATCGAGGGCCAGAACGCCGAGATCCGCAAGAACGTGCTCAAGTACGACGAGGTGCTCAACAAGCAGCGCCAGGTCGTCTACGCCGAGCGGCTCCGGGTGCTCAACGGCGAGGACCTCTCCGACCAGGTGCGCAACATGATCGACGACACCGTCGAGGCGTACGTGCGGGGCGCCACCTCCGAGGGTTACGGCGAGGACTGGGACCTCGATCAGCTCTGGTCCAACCTCAAGCAGCTCTACCCGGTCGGCGTGACGATCGAGGAGTTGGAGGAGGATGCCGGCGGCTCGCGGGCCGGCATGGACGCCGACTTCCTCGTCGCCCGCCTCAAGGACGACGCGAACGCCGCGTACGACCGGCGTGAGGAGCAGCTCGGCACCGAGGGGGTGCGCCAACTCGAGCGGATGGTGCTGCTCCAGGTCATCGACCGTAAGTGGCGCGAGCACCTCTACGAGATGGACTACCTCCAGGAGGGCATCAACCTTCGGGCGTACGCCCAGCGTGACCCGGTGGTGGAATACCAGCGCGAGGGCTTCGACATGTTCGCCACGATGATGGACGGCATCAAGGAGGAGACCGTCGGTTTCCTCTACAACGTCGACGTCCAGGTGACCGAACCGGAGCCGGAGGCGGGGTCGGACGAGGTCACGCTGCTCGACAAGCCGGTGGAGATCCGGGCCAAGGGCCTCAACCGCGCTCCGCAGCGGCAGGCCCTGCAATACTCCGCTCCCACCATCGACGGTGAAGCCAGCCCCGGCGAGGTCGCCGTCGAGCAGGCCGGGCAGCAGGCCCCGGCGCTCGGCGTGGGCCGACCGGCCCCGGGTGCCCCGGCGGCACCAGGCCAGACTGCGCCGTCCGCCCCGCAGCGGCCGGCCTCCGGGCTACGCGGCCCGGCGGTCCCGTCGGTGGCCTCCCGACGGCCGGCACCGAACCAGGCCGAGGCGAGCAACGGCCCGTCCCGCAACGCGCCGTGCCCGTGTGGCTCGGGCCGCAAGTACAAGCGCTGCCACGGAGCCCCCAACGGCGGCAACTGA
- the hpf gene encoding ribosome hibernation-promoting factor, HPF/YfiA family encodes MDIVVKGRNVEVPDHYRVHVAEKLAKIERYDHKLIRVDVELFHERNPRQADHCQRVEITCVSRGPVMRAEACTNDFYSALDAAIAKLDTRLRRAADRRRVHRGRHAPISVAEATAGLPVADLVAAPLSASVDGARAGTAVAERVEEEYDDQQPWHIAREKVHPAEPMTVDDALFEMELVGHDFYLFQDKESGRPSVVYRRHAYDYGIISLAT; translated from the coding sequence GTGGACATCGTGGTCAAGGGTCGAAACGTCGAAGTGCCCGACCATTACCGGGTGCACGTAGCTGAGAAACTCGCAAAGATCGAACGTTACGATCACAAACTTATTCGTGTCGATGTAGAACTGTTTCACGAGCGCAATCCGCGCCAGGCCGACCACTGCCAGCGGGTGGAGATCACCTGCGTTTCCCGGGGCCCGGTGATGCGGGCCGAGGCCTGCACAAACGACTTCTACAGCGCGCTCGACGCGGCCATCGCGAAGCTCGACACCCGCCTGCGCCGGGCGGCCGACCGCCGCCGCGTACACCGGGGTCGGCACGCGCCGATCTCCGTCGCCGAGGCGACCGCGGGCCTGCCGGTCGCGGACCTGGTCGCCGCCCCGCTGAGCGCGTCGGTTGACGGTGCCCGGGCCGGCACCGCCGTGGCGGAACGGGTCGAAGAGGAGTACGACGACCAGCAACCGTGGCACATCGCCCGGGAGAAGGTGCACCCGGCGGAGCCGATGACGGTCGACGACGCGCTGTTCGAGATGGAACTGGTCGGCCACGACTTCTACCTGTTCCAGGACAAGGAATCCGGCCGCCCGAGTGTCGTCTACCGCCGCCACGCGTACGACTACGGCATCATCTCCCTCGCCACCTGA
- a CDS encoding Rv3235 family protein codes for MSEARPGPSRPPVRLRPVPPIDPPYVDETDEAYWPAPTHGQLALDLFASTRPEPVRPPERRAALRPVSSRSTTHPVTPIPPATAPEATRAAHRFVGSCLEVVNGYRSPAQVRALLDPARASDLLTELARASGRAAVPRRRASRPMVRLLRLRVCEPREAAVEAAAVLTGAGGQSWAMALRLEHRRGRWLCTALHVL; via the coding sequence ATGAGCGAGGCGCGACCCGGTCCTTCCCGGCCACCCGTGCGACTGCGCCCCGTCCCGCCCATTGACCCGCCATACGTCGACGAGACCGACGAGGCGTACTGGCCGGCACCGACACACGGTCAGCTCGCTCTCGATCTGTTCGCCTCGACCCGGCCGGAACCGGTCCGGCCGCCGGAGCGCCGGGCCGCTCTTCGCCCGGTGTCCAGCCGGTCGACCACGCACCCGGTCACGCCGATACCGCCAGCGACCGCCCCGGAAGCCACCCGAGCCGCCCATCGGTTCGTCGGCAGTTGCCTGGAGGTGGTGAACGGCTACCGTTCGCCAGCACAGGTGCGGGCCCTGCTCGACCCGGCCCGGGCAAGTGACCTTCTGACCGAGCTGGCCCGCGCGTCCGGGCGGGCCGCGGTACCTCGCCGCCGCGCCAGCCGACCAATGGTCCGGCTACTCCGCCTGCGGGTCTGCGAGCCCCGGGAGGCCGCGGTGGAGGCGGCGGCCGTCCTCACCGGCGCGGGCGGTCAGAGCTGGGCGATGGCGCTCCGCTTGGAGCATCGCCGGGGCCGCTGGCTCTGCACCGCCCTGCACGTCCTCTGA
- a CDS encoding GNAT family N-acetyltransferase produces the protein MEPVEIIEDGVLLRPWRGTDADAVHRACQDPDIQRWTTVPRPYRPEHALGFVTEMSGTAWAEGTGAPFAVCDPATGELLGSCGLVSIERDGTGEIGYWTAPWARGRGVMVRATRAVARWSFDTLGLRRLIWQAEVGNHASRLVALRAGFRIDGRLRLANPATRSDADGWIGSLLPGEVPAPGATGPAGPGTLAARRAAVFGRPQPTLFATAGAGELRVRPMEEQDLDAVVQTCRDPETIRWTTVPDPYEQADAQGFQVYSQDAWARGEAACFVVADPDDRYAGTIDLRLSPADALLADVGFMTAPAARGRGYMPAALVALSTWGCATLGLARIEWKANVGNTASRRVAEKAGFTFEGTARGGVQHRGERVDAWVAALLAKDLG, from the coding sequence GTGGAGCCCGTGGAGATCATCGAGGACGGCGTGCTGCTGCGGCCCTGGCGTGGCACCGACGCCGACGCCGTGCACCGGGCGTGCCAGGATCCGGACATTCAGCGCTGGACCACCGTGCCGCGCCCATACCGGCCCGAACACGCGCTCGGCTTCGTCACCGAGATGAGCGGGACGGCCTGGGCGGAGGGCACCGGGGCGCCGTTCGCGGTCTGCGACCCCGCGACAGGTGAGCTGCTCGGCTCGTGCGGGTTGGTCTCCATCGAACGGGACGGCACCGGCGAGATCGGTTACTGGACCGCCCCCTGGGCGCGCGGCCGGGGCGTGATGGTCCGGGCCACCCGGGCGGTTGCCCGCTGGTCCTTCGACACCCTCGGGCTGCGTCGGCTGATCTGGCAGGCCGAGGTGGGCAACCACGCCTCCCGGTTGGTCGCCCTCCGGGCCGGTTTCCGGATCGACGGCCGGCTGCGGCTGGCCAACCCGGCGACGCGGTCCGACGCGGACGGCTGGATCGGCTCGCTGCTGCCCGGCGAGGTGCCCGCCCCCGGGGCGACCGGGCCGGCCGGTCCCGGCACCCTCGCCGCCCGGCGTGCCGCGGTCTTCGGCCGCCCACAGCCCACCCTGTTCGCCACCGCCGGGGCCGGTGAGCTGCGGGTACGGCCGATGGAGGAGCAGGATCTGGACGCCGTGGTGCAGACCTGCCGGGACCCGGAGACCATCCGCTGGACGACAGTGCCGGACCCGTACGAGCAGGCCGACGCACAGGGGTTCCAGGTCTACAGCCAGGACGCCTGGGCTCGGGGCGAGGCCGCCTGCTTCGTGGTCGCCGACCCGGACGACAGGTACGCGGGCACGATCGACCTGCGGCTCTCCCCCGCCGACGCCCTGCTGGCCGACGTCGGCTTCATGACCGCCCCGGCAGCCCGTGGCCGGGGGTACATGCCGGCCGCGCTTGTCGCGCTCAGCACCTGGGGCTGCGCCACGCTGGGCCTGGCCCGGATCGAATGGAAGGCGAACGTGGGCAACACCGCCTCCCGCCGGGTGGCGGAGAAGGCGGGCTTCACGTTCGAGGGGACCGCCCGGGGCGGGGTGCAGCACCGGGGCGAACGGGTCGACGCGTGGGTGGCCGCGCTGCTCGCGAAGGACCTGGGATGA
- a CDS encoding helix-turn-helix domain-containing protein, whose translation MEPRFLLLSDVAAELNVSDSQVYHMVRSGELPAIKIGGRGQWRVERARLEEYIARKYDETADWVQHNPLVDRDPE comes from the coding sequence GTGGAGCCGAGGTTCCTGCTGCTCTCCGACGTCGCCGCCGAGCTGAACGTGTCGGATTCGCAGGTCTACCACATGGTGCGCAGCGGCGAACTGCCGGCGATCAAGATCGGTGGGCGCGGCCAGTGGCGCGTCGAGCGTGCGCGCTTGGAAGAGTACATAGCGCGCAAGTACGACGAAACAGCGGACTGGGTCCAGCACAATCCGCTGGTCGATCGCGATCCAGAGTAG